A region of Paenibacillus sp. 37 DNA encodes the following proteins:
- a CDS encoding ABC transporter substrate-binding protein — protein sequence MNWSQASVTWKKRLRLNWKSGMSLVLATSFALLTACGTQAPAESGGTTAAASGTEAQAKDPVEIEFWYGLGGNLGDNMKKTIDAFNASQNEVVVKGIVQADYTETEQKLQAAIASKKVPAAVLSSNIDWARKGYYAPMDEMIAADPNFKKDDFIQTFLNQGQVDGKQYFLPMYGTTQIMYYRMDTFKENGIDPASLTTWEKLAEAASKMSKQENGKTTFYGWEPMWGSDNMIDAVLGKGGQILSADGKTVMIDSPEWIETWELFRKWINEDKIMGIHYGGQGWEYWYKTIDDVMKNKAAGYTGSSGDQGDLDFSVVAAMQQPGWEGIGEGKPVASAISAGIPSAATPEQQQAAYQWLTYFSETSNTASWSMNTGYIAVRQSAQQDPEFMKFSEENPQITVPLQQAAHASAPFQDPTGGKINDALKDAADQVQINNMTAEQALKEAKEKAQKELDRVTK from the coding sequence ATGAATTGGAGTCAGGCAAGCGTGACATGGAAAAAGAGATTGAGGTTGAACTGGAAGAGTGGCATGTCGCTGGTACTCGCGACCAGCTTTGCACTGCTGACCGCTTGTGGAACACAAGCACCCGCAGAATCAGGCGGCACGACGGCTGCTGCCAGTGGAACCGAAGCGCAGGCGAAAGATCCGGTGGAGATTGAGTTTTGGTATGGTCTGGGTGGTAATCTGGGCGATAACATGAAAAAGACGATTGATGCGTTCAACGCCTCACAGAATGAAGTCGTTGTAAAAGGGATTGTACAAGCAGATTACACGGAAACGGAACAGAAGCTGCAAGCAGCAATTGCTTCCAAAAAGGTTCCAGCCGCTGTACTCAGCTCCAATATAGACTGGGCACGCAAAGGATATTATGCACCCATGGATGAGATGATTGCCGCTGATCCGAATTTTAAGAAAGACGATTTCATTCAGACATTCCTGAACCAGGGACAGGTGGATGGAAAGCAATACTTTTTGCCAATGTACGGTACAACTCAGATCATGTATTACCGCATGGATACGTTCAAGGAGAATGGGATCGACCCAGCAAGTTTGACGACATGGGAGAAGCTGGCTGAGGCAGCTTCGAAGATGAGCAAGCAAGAGAATGGCAAGACCACCTTCTATGGTTGGGAACCGATGTGGGGTAGCGACAATATGATTGATGCCGTGCTGGGTAAGGGCGGACAGATTCTTAGCGCCGATGGCAAAACCGTCATGATTGATTCCCCGGAATGGATCGAGACATGGGAACTGTTCCGTAAATGGATTAACGAAGACAAGATTATGGGCATTCATTATGGAGGTCAGGGCTGGGAGTATTGGTACAAAACGATTGATGATGTGATGAAAAATAAAGCAGCAGGTTACACGGGATCTAGTGGTGACCAAGGTGACTTGGACTTCAGCGTAGTCGCTGCAATGCAACAACCAGGCTGGGAAGGTATTGGTGAAGGAAAACCGGTAGCAAGTGCCATTTCGGCAGGTATTCCGTCAGCTGCAACGCCTGAACAACAACAGGCAGCATACCAATGGCTTACGTATTTCTCTGAGACTTCAAACACAGCTTCATGGTCCATGAACACCGGATATATTGCAGTTCGTCAATCGGCTCAACAAGATCCAGAGTTCATGAAATTCAGTGAGGAGAATCCACAGATCACTGTACCATTGCAACAGGCAGCTCACGCTTCGGCTCCATTCCAGGATCCAACGGGTGGCAAGATCAATGATGCATTGAAAGATGCAGCTGATCAGGTGCAGATCAATAATATGACAGCGGAGCAGGCGCTGAAGGAAGCGAAGGAAAAAGCCCAGAAAGAACTGGATCGTGTAACGAAATAA
- a CDS encoding carbohydrate ABC transporter permease, producing the protein MSQPNFKISKLIRYLLLAIIALGTAFPFYWMVISGFKTNDEIWQFPPTFWPETFLWSNYVDAWNAAPFARYILNSTGVALAICLFQIVNSSMMAYALTHMKFRLKGVLTSLILVGYMIPSTAVYLPSYLVLSELNLLDSYTGLIVSNCVSVFSIFLIRQAFMQVSHELVEAGQLDGASHFRILWTIITPLVRSSFAVMVLITFIEQYNNYFWPMLITKDPDLQLVSAGLRSFFVEGGAYGLAWPQIMAASAFTIAPLLILFLFTQKTIMQSVNITAGVNKN; encoded by the coding sequence GTGTCACAACCGAATTTTAAAATAAGTAAATTGATTCGCTACCTTCTGTTAGCCATTATCGCGTTGGGTACAGCCTTTCCCTTCTATTGGATGGTCATTAGCGGATTCAAAACCAATGATGAGATCTGGCAGTTCCCGCCGACCTTCTGGCCGGAGACGTTCCTGTGGAGCAACTATGTGGATGCCTGGAATGCGGCACCATTTGCCCGTTACATCCTGAACAGTACCGGGGTAGCCTTGGCCATCTGTCTATTTCAGATCGTCAACTCCAGTATGATGGCGTACGCCCTGACACATATGAAATTCCGTCTCAAAGGTGTACTGACATCCCTGATTCTGGTGGGTTATATGATACCGAGCACAGCCGTGTATCTGCCTAGTTACCTGGTACTTAGTGAACTTAACTTGCTGGATTCCTATACAGGCTTGATTGTATCCAACTGTGTCAGCGTGTTCTCGATCTTCCTGATCCGGCAGGCGTTTATGCAGGTATCTCACGAATTGGTGGAAGCTGGACAGCTCGACGGTGCTTCCCACTTCCGGATTCTCTGGACAATTATCACGCCGCTTGTTCGCTCAAGTTTTGCCGTGATGGTTCTGATTACGTTTATTGAACAGTACAACAACTATTTCTGGCCTATGCTCATCACCAAAGACCCTGACTTGCAGCTGGTATCGGCGGGTCTGCGCAGTTTCTTTGTAGAAGGTGGGGCATATGGACTTGCTTGGCCACAGATTATGGCTGCGAGTGCCTTTACCATCGCCCCCCTACTTATTCTCTTCCTGTTCACCCAGAAGACCATCATGCAGAGCGTGAATATTACGGCGGGTGTGAACAAGAACTGA
- a CDS encoding carbohydrate ABC transporter permease: MRLKLWRESEAVLFTLPALIPLLIFWLGPLGYIVYLSFTDWDFMSPDKLFVGLDNYSYLLTNSEFYRSLKVTLLFGLGSVIPTIVGGLALAMLMNSKIKSSGIFRTLLFSPWVTPTVAVSIAWSWIFEPEVGLANLMLGWVGVSPIGWLRDADWALVAVLIVTLWKSIGWAMVFYLVALRNLPSDLLEAASIDGANGWDKFRSITLPLISPTTFFLSIILTIQSLQAYDQINVMTQGGPAGSTRTLLYMYYQSAFESFNVGEASSIAVVIILICVLLSGVSFLLGRRLVHY, translated from the coding sequence TTGCGTTTAAAACTATGGAGGGAGTCTGAGGCGGTCCTATTTACGCTGCCAGCTCTAATCCCGTTGCTGATCTTCTGGCTGGGACCTCTGGGATATATCGTTTATCTCAGTTTCACCGATTGGGACTTCATGAGCCCGGACAAGCTGTTCGTTGGGTTGGACAATTACAGTTATCTGCTGACAAACTCTGAATTCTATCGGTCATTGAAAGTCACCTTGTTATTCGGACTTGGAAGTGTAATCCCAACCATTGTGGGCGGATTGGCACTTGCGATGCTCATGAATAGCAAGATCAAATCATCCGGCATCTTCCGGACGTTACTCTTCTCACCTTGGGTCACCCCTACAGTTGCGGTGTCCATTGCGTGGTCCTGGATCTTCGAGCCCGAAGTGGGGCTCGCTAATCTTATGCTGGGCTGGGTAGGCGTATCTCCGATCGGATGGTTGCGTGACGCGGACTGGGCACTGGTTGCCGTTCTGATCGTCACGCTCTGGAAGTCGATTGGGTGGGCAATGGTATTTTATCTCGTTGCGCTACGAAATCTACCTTCGGATCTGCTCGAAGCAGCTTCAATTGATGGGGCAAACGGTTGGGACAAGTTCAGAAGTATCACACTGCCGCTGATCTCACCAACGACATTTTTCCTCTCAATTATTCTAACCATCCAGTCCTTGCAAGCCTATGACCAGATCAATGTCATGACGCAGGGTGGACCGGCGGGATCAACGAGAACGTTGCTGTACATGTATTACCAGTCTGCATTCGAATCCTTTAACGTAGGTGAAGCTTCGTCCATCGCCGTTGTGATTATTCTGATCTGCGTGCTGCTGTCGGGAGTATCCTTCCTGCTTGGCAGACGTCTGGTGCACTACTAA
- a CDS encoding GbsR/MarR family transcriptional regulator, translating to MGKETAGNPNHSSLPDRHALRERVIEAIANTMDLYGVNHTFGKLYGIMYFEDRPMTLEEMKTSMNMSKSNMSYAVRSLTESQMIYKLEEKKDRQDQYLAETDFYRTFQNFFGAKLQREVDVMLEGIHEVIPDLSAMILSEHTSSEDRDDALRDLHKLQHAEQYYVWLQGFVDQLRDGKFYENAAHTPDKE from the coding sequence GTGGGAAAAGAAACCGCCGGGAACCCGAATCATTCTTCGTTACCTGATCGGCATGCGCTGAGGGAGAGAGTTATTGAGGCCATCGCCAATACGATGGATCTATATGGGGTTAATCATACGTTTGGCAAATTGTACGGCATCATGTATTTTGAGGATCGACCGATGACACTTGAAGAGATGAAGACCTCGATGAATATGAGCAAGAGTAACATGAGCTATGCGGTTCGTTCGCTTACAGAATCACAGATGATCTATAAACTGGAGGAAAAGAAGGATCGCCAGGATCAGTATCTGGCTGAGACTGACTTTTATCGCACATTCCAGAATTTCTTCGGAGCCAAGCTCCAACGGGAAGTAGATGTCATGTTAGAAGGCATTCATGAGGTCATTCCTGACCTGTCGGCAATGATCCTTTCGGAACATACCTCTTCTGAAGATCGAGACGATGCACTGCGTGATCTGCACAAACTCCAACATGCGGAGCAATACTACGTCTGGCTACAAGGATTTGTGGATCAGTTGCGGGACGGTAAGTTTTACGAGAATGCTGCACACACGCCCGATAAAGAGTAG
- a CDS encoding S-layer homology domain-containing protein: MVYKKLISYLLIAVLLLQVVSVGGIASADPFTPLDQLNQIRSSDKDIEVAIPEVQGMLESGSLIDMTDISTTYNLLNDEQKKELTRGIILLLPREVDYESQSQVEYVFALLYNLLKMPKVMNSNNAEYLLDEVYGLYSQAGGFLPYDEAQPMVEASVVYNMLSGVDKPMYMNIAMFGASINRSQDSVPYGSQLNFMKTLIDEYRPINTPNNVSDMDEALNSMMKHNRMTRMMSTMDSSIVPFPVQMEKMEAIEENDQKREELAQWMIDHKPQNGYETVSEVQKEFDAFFEPNSSALLEQFNDIKEKKDQDPITDFIPEVIELLSNKNFIATPDFESLSEEEQSEIAKYMLEESSPPASSRYKSKEQVQYVVQLALQAMELPHKIGGTDSREILDAFFNKQAERIQQQFNDIEADDEYYELIHYYLDSSEVERRMAAFRYERKLTKKLDISEILNYTQSALDETPFINKVETSEEMLKKLINMLEIQGDIERYNSDEDVEIPLGTFPLDVSKLDNLTSEEQKQLADHMLTERPLGGYASFEAIQTAFNKFFPDDNEDPLTVLNTAKSNSNIEAMRMAMEDPDLGITLPNGYGALSLQVRDFIAGFLIDYVNKDYKNKEQVQYMIELGVLAQSVWEQRELSVLRNKLDLLAQQLVNGPNHFNDQQTYVLRSLGQQHLERSKVDKGVLAYNYLHLVAFERLEGVSKGDIVDPDIVLNLLSMPIDSFEQATSIPRMDQWLDVAMKNQIKGEAFFSKYKFNLRGALDLSKRAELSPEGQKELAEWVLNEQDSYEDVGNLQYVFNRFFTAPDVKGNDINNTLMGLDSTMEISFDNKLHWIDVAFIQKMDLSGNKTVWVRYKAISDELPGRAVKFVFTQNGDSSTDNGNTPTPNPGGSTGGGSSTTTPVTSTPAPTTKQEQIVVDVNGTNGINLTKTPITRTTETNGTIKDLVKMTEAIAKESVEKAKQLNMNTARIVIPDTKDAVSETRIEVPKAAVKELNEGSLKLEISTENVVISVPTSSIAGFDQDLYFRVVPLKKESERKEVEERAKKEQLIQQVAPNTNVRVLARPVEIDTNMQSREVTLTLPLRDSLPTDPAARQQALDNLAIYIEHSDGTKELIQGKLVQLANNSEGIEFTVTKFSTFTLVVVDGLKASQSTHQPYIQGFGTDFRPDAFVTRAQMAAMLARNLPTEPAAGSTNGVSYKDVSATHWATSEIQKAQSAGIMNGMSNTQFAPEGSITRAQMATIAYRWMQQQANSTTVNGTVVSFTDVSAALWAADAIAYVQSAGLMVGYNDGTFKPDSKLTRAEAVKVLNVLFNRTPLTGAVTPTFSDVPATHWAYADIEAAAQK; this comes from the coding sequence ATGGTTTACAAAAAGCTTATAAGCTACCTTTTAATTGCTGTTTTGTTATTACAGGTGGTTAGTGTTGGTGGGATTGCAAGTGCTGACCCATTTACTCCGTTGGACCAACTTAACCAAATCAGAAGTTCAGATAAGGATATTGAAGTAGCTATTCCAGAAGTTCAGGGTATGTTGGAGAGCGGCAGTTTGATAGATATGACCGATATTTCCACCACCTATAACCTGCTGAATGATGAGCAAAAGAAAGAACTGACTCGAGGAATAATTCTTTTGCTACCACGGGAGGTAGATTATGAGAGTCAAAGCCAAGTTGAGTATGTTTTTGCACTCCTATATAACTTGTTAAAAATGCCTAAAGTGATGAATTCAAATAATGCAGAATATCTTTTGGATGAGGTATATGGATTGTATAGTCAGGCGGGAGGTTTTCTACCGTATGACGAAGCACAGCCAATGGTTGAGGCAAGCGTTGTCTATAACATGTTGAGCGGTGTCGATAAACCAATGTATATGAATATTGCTATGTTTGGGGCTTCCATAAACAGATCACAAGATTCTGTACCTTACGGTTCACAGCTTAATTTTATGAAAACATTAATCGATGAATATCGACCAATTAATACTCCTAACAATGTATCGGATATGGACGAAGCACTAAACTCCATGATGAAACATAATCGAATGACCAGAATGATGAGTACCATGGACTCCAGTATAGTCCCTTTTCCAGTTCAGATGGAGAAAATGGAGGCCATTGAAGAAAATGATCAAAAGAGAGAAGAACTGGCTCAATGGATGATTGATCATAAGCCGCAAAACGGTTATGAAACGGTATCCGAAGTTCAGAAAGAATTTGATGCGTTTTTCGAACCCAATAGTTCAGCCTTGTTGGAGCAATTTAACGATATCAAAGAGAAAAAAGATCAGGATCCTATTACCGATTTCATCCCAGAAGTAATAGAGCTGCTTAGTAACAAAAATTTCATTGCTACTCCGGATTTTGAATCATTATCTGAAGAAGAACAATCTGAAATTGCAAAGTATATGTTGGAGGAATCAAGTCCGCCAGCATCTAGTAGGTATAAGAGTAAGGAACAAGTCCAATATGTAGTGCAGTTAGCCTTGCAAGCCATGGAGCTTCCTCACAAAATTGGAGGAACTGACTCCAGAGAAATCCTTGATGCATTTTTTAATAAGCAAGCCGAACGAATACAGCAACAATTCAATGATATAGAAGCAGATGATGAATACTATGAACTTATTCACTATTATCTCGATTCCTCCGAAGTTGAAAGACGTATGGCAGCTTTTAGATATGAGCGTAAACTCACAAAAAAACTCGATATCTCGGAGATACTGAATTATACGCAATCAGCACTGGATGAAACCCCTTTTATTAACAAAGTAGAAACATCAGAAGAAATGTTGAAAAAGTTAATAAATATGTTAGAAATTCAGGGAGATATTGAGAGGTATAATTCGGATGAAGACGTGGAGATTCCACTTGGAACATTCCCTTTGGATGTCAGCAAATTGGATAATCTCACTTCCGAAGAGCAAAAACAATTGGCAGACCATATGCTTACCGAAAGACCACTTGGTGGATATGCAAGTTTCGAAGCAATTCAGACTGCATTTAATAAATTTTTCCCTGATGATAATGAAGATCCATTAACTGTCTTAAATACTGCAAAGAGCAACAGTAATATAGAAGCAATGCGAATGGCTATGGAAGATCCTGATCTGGGTATTACTCTGCCTAACGGATACGGAGCTTTATCCTTACAGGTTAGAGATTTCATTGCGGGATTCCTGATCGACTATGTAAATAAAGATTATAAAAACAAAGAACAGGTCCAATATATGATTGAACTTGGTGTATTGGCACAATCTGTTTGGGAGCAGAGGGAACTCAGTGTTCTTAGGAATAAGCTGGATCTGCTCGCTCAGCAATTAGTAAATGGACCTAATCACTTTAATGACCAACAGACATATGTGTTACGCAGCCTTGGACAACAACATTTGGAACGTAGCAAAGTAGATAAAGGTGTACTGGCATATAATTACTTGCATCTAGTTGCATTCGAAAGGTTGGAAGGAGTGTCTAAAGGGGATATTGTTGATCCTGATATTGTCCTGAATCTCCTCTCTATGCCTATCGATTCATTTGAGCAAGCTACCTCTATACCACGAATGGATCAGTGGCTTGATGTAGCAATGAAAAATCAGATTAAAGGTGAAGCATTCTTCAGCAAATACAAATTTAATCTTAGAGGCGCTCTTGATTTATCCAAAAGGGCAGAACTCAGTCCTGAAGGCCAGAAGGAATTGGCTGAATGGGTCCTAAATGAACAAGACAGTTACGAGGATGTTGGGAATCTGCAATATGTATTTAACCGATTCTTTACGGCTCCAGATGTGAAGGGCAATGATATCAATAACACCCTAATGGGCTTGGACAGCACGATGGAGATATCCTTTGACAATAAGCTGCACTGGATTGATGTTGCCTTCATTCAAAAAATGGACCTTAGCGGCAACAAAACGGTATGGGTTCGTTACAAAGCAATCAGCGATGAACTGCCAGGCCGCGCTGTGAAGTTTGTCTTTACACAGAATGGTGATAGCAGCACAGATAATGGCAATACTCCAACGCCTAACCCGGGTGGTAGCACAGGTGGCGGATCGTCCACGACCACACCAGTAACCTCTACACCCGCACCAACAACGAAACAAGAGCAGATCGTGGTTGACGTTAATGGAACAAACGGCATCAACCTGACAAAGACACCAATTACCCGTACAACCGAAACCAACGGCACGATCAAGGACTTGGTGAAAATGACCGAAGCGATTGCCAAGGAATCGGTGGAAAAAGCAAAACAATTGAATATGAACACCGCACGCATCGTGATTCCAGACACCAAAGATGCCGTGTCCGAGACACGTATTGAAGTACCCAAGGCAGCGGTGAAAGAACTGAATGAGGGTTCGCTGAAACTTGAAATCTCTACTGAAAATGTAGTGATTTCCGTTCCGACGAGTTCCATCGCTGGATTCGATCAAGACTTGTACTTCCGCGTTGTACCTTTGAAAAAGGAATCGGAGCGCAAAGAAGTCGAAGAACGTGCGAAGAAAGAGCAATTGATCCAACAGGTTGCTCCAAACACGAATGTACGCGTACTGGCTCGTCCAGTAGAGATCGACACGAATATGCAGAGCCGCGAAGTGACACTTACGTTGCCACTGCGTGACAGTCTGCCAACTGATCCGGCTGCTCGTCAGCAAGCATTGGACAACCTGGCGATCTATATCGAACACAGTGACGGCACAAAAGAATTGATTCAAGGCAAATTGGTGCAACTCGCGAATAACAGCGAAGGCATCGAATTTACCGTAACCAAATTCAGTACGTTCACCCTCGTGGTTGTGGATGGACTGAAAGCTTCACAAAGTACACATCAACCGTACATCCAAGGTTTCGGTACTGACTTCCGTCCAGATGCATTCGTAACCCGTGCACAGATGGCAGCTATGCTGGCTCGCAATCTTCCAACTGAACCGGCAGCAGGTTCTACTAATGGTGTGAGCTACAAGGATGTATCTGCGACACACTGGGCAACAAGTGAGATTCAAAAAGCGCAATCCGCTGGCATCATGAATGGCATGAGCAACACTCAATTTGCACCGGAAGGTTCGATCACCCGTGCACAGATGGCTACCATTGCGTATCGCTGGATGCAGCAACAAGCGAATTCAACAACCGTGAATGGAACAGTAGTTTCCTTCACAGATGTATCCGCAGCCCTGTGGGCAGCAGATGCGATTGCATACGTGCAATCTGCTGGCCTGATGGTTGGTTACAACGATGGTACATTCAAACCGGACAGTAAGCTGACCCGTGCTGAAGCGGTGAAAGTGCTGAATGTATTGTTCAACCGCACACCCCTAACTGGCGCAGTTACGCCAACGTTCAGTGATGTACCAGCTACACACTGGGCATATGCAGATATCGAAGCTGCAGCGCAAAAGTAA
- a CDS encoding glycerate kinase, which yields MRETREKTFVLAPDSFKESMTAKEVCIAMEKGLRKIYPTASYIHVPMADGGEGTVQSLVDASGGVLHQHEVSGPLGQTVTAQYGILGGGTMAAIEMASASGIHLVAKDTRDPLRTTTYGTGELIRACLDLGIRKIIIGIGGSATNDGGAGMAEALGAKFLNAQGQPLARGGGALDQLAQIDVSGLDERLQEVEFIVACDVTNPLCGEHGASRVFGPQKGATPEMVEQLDVNLSHYADVVKQQLHKDIRDVQGAGAAGGLGAGLLIFTQAVLRKGIEIVIEYTELREKLIAADVVFTGEGGIDFQTKFGKTPYGVARAAKEAGKPVIALAGYVGEGIDTLYAEGIDAIFGIVPGAADLDRLLREGPENVERTIENIARVLRLGLLS from the coding sequence ATGAGAGAGACTAGAGAGAAGACATTTGTTCTGGCACCGGATTCGTTCAAAGAAAGCATGACAGCGAAAGAAGTATGTATTGCGATGGAAAAAGGGTTGCGTAAAATATACCCGACGGCAAGCTATATTCATGTACCTATGGCAGATGGTGGGGAAGGTACGGTGCAGTCCCTTGTGGACGCTTCCGGCGGGGTCCTTCACCAGCACGAGGTGAGCGGACCATTGGGTCAGACAGTCACTGCGCAGTATGGCATTCTGGGTGGCGGAACCATGGCGGCCATCGAAATGGCGTCGGCCAGCGGCATCCACTTGGTTGCCAAGGACACCCGGGACCCGCTCCGGACGACAACCTATGGAACAGGCGAGTTGATTCGCGCATGTCTAGACCTTGGCATACGCAAGATCATCATTGGCATTGGTGGTAGCGCGACCAACGATGGTGGGGCTGGCATGGCTGAAGCACTTGGTGCGAAGTTTCTGAATGCACAGGGTCAGCCGCTTGCGCGTGGTGGCGGGGCTCTGGATCAACTGGCTCAGATTGATGTATCCGGTCTGGATGAGCGTTTGCAGGAAGTGGAGTTCATTGTGGCCTGTGATGTGACCAATCCCCTATGTGGGGAGCATGGCGCATCAAGGGTGTTTGGACCACAAAAAGGGGCAACTCCAGAGATGGTTGAACAGCTGGATGTGAATCTGTCCCATTATGCAGATGTGGTGAAACAGCAGCTACACAAAGATATCCGAGATGTACAAGGAGCGGGAGCGGCGGGTGGATTGGGCGCAGGACTCTTGATTTTTACACAGGCTGTATTACGTAAAGGGATTGAGATTGTCATTGAATATACTGAGTTGCGTGAAAAGTTGATTGCTGCGGATGTGGTATTTACGGGCGAAGGCGGTATCGACTTCCAAACGAAATTTGGCAAAACCCCCTATGGTGTTGCTCGGGCAGCCAAGGAAGCGGGTAAACCTGTGATTGCTCTTGCAGGCTATGTGGGCGAAGGGATCGACACCCTCTACGCGGAAGGCATCGATGCCATATTTGGTATTGTGCCTGGGGCAGCAGATCTGGATCGACTATTGCGAGAAGGCCCGGAGAATGTGGAACGTACCATCGAGAATATTGCAAGAGTACTGAGGCTGGGTCTACTTTCTTAG
- a CDS encoding Lrp/AsnC family transcriptional regulator yields MEHMIDEIDQQIMRLLQHHARIPVAQISKEINMSQPSVKERILKLEERGVITGYSTIYNLAQLNRGTTTFILLKTEHCDELVQFCEQAIEVTDVYRISGEYNYLIKVQTASIEELAGFQDSLVKLGPSKSHISMKNIMENRVLL; encoded by the coding sequence ATGGAACACATGATAGATGAAATCGATCAGCAGATTATGCGCTTGCTGCAACATCATGCACGTATTCCCGTTGCACAGATAAGCAAAGAAATTAACATGTCCCAACCTTCGGTTAAGGAAAGAATCCTGAAACTGGAGGAGAGAGGTGTGATAACAGGATATTCAACCATCTATAATTTAGCCCAATTAAACCGTGGAACCACGACGTTTATTTTGCTCAAAACAGAGCATTGCGACGAGTTGGTCCAGTTCTGTGAACAGGCTATCGAAGTCACGGATGTCTATCGGATTAGCGGTGAGTATAACTATCTGATCAAAGTGCAGACGGCGTCCATTGAAGAACTTGCCGGATTTCAGGATTCACTGGTGAAGCTGGGACCCTCCAAATCCCATATCAGCATGAAAAATATTATGGAAAACCGTGTTCTCCTTTAG
- a CDS encoding VOC family protein — protein sequence MSVIGLAHVAIQARNYEDTLAFYTKVLGFKVGHSWSLPSFHITEACMLISPDQRTCIEVFDPKAVIPAEGEPATSPEAVRHGALLHFAFYVHDVEDIYERALAHGAKSYVEPDWISLGEPALQVRNALVHSPNGEVIEFLEEINFDRSSSSPSSI from the coding sequence GTGAGTGTTATTGGACTTGCACATGTAGCCATTCAGGCTCGTAATTACGAAGATACTCTGGCGTTTTATACAAAAGTATTGGGATTCAAGGTAGGTCACTCCTGGAGCTTGCCTTCCTTCCACATTACCGAGGCATGTATGCTGATCTCTCCGGATCAGCGTACATGTATTGAGGTATTTGATCCAAAAGCAGTCATTCCCGCCGAGGGTGAACCTGCCACCTCTCCCGAAGCGGTCCGGCACGGCGCACTGTTACATTTCGCCTTTTACGTGCATGATGTAGAAGATATCTATGAGCGAGCGCTCGCCCATGGAGCCAAGTCCTATGTTGAACCGGATTGGATATCGCTTGGCGAACCTGCACTTCAGGTTAGAAATGCGCTTGTTCACAGCCCCAATGGTGAAGTGATCGAATTCCTTGAAGAGATTAATTTCGACAGATCCTCATCCTCACCATCATCCATATGA
- a CDS encoding phosphatidate cytidylyltransferase: MSSSLFTLTLIFTALLVIHIVYKIIAKLQPSKDYSGIGQKIKTWWGMFVIFCLATLFNPIVSLISLMVLAFFSLKEYFSMIRSTRKADRRLFLWAYLAIPVQFYWIYIGWYGMFIVFIPLYVFLVLPLPRLINKGTVGFLRSVSSTQWGLMLMVFGLSHLAYFPFATPEYGSKLVLFLVVLTQLNDVVHYLVSLYLGKRKVVPTANPFVTWEGFACAFIVTTASSYFIHPYLTPFDWKFSLFIGVLISLAGFFGSLTVSVLKRDLLIGDDNKFDSLKKSYLSRVDSLTYTSPVMFHVVRYFFDFM; this comes from the coding sequence GTGAGCAGTTCACTCTTTACACTAACGTTAATCTTCACAGCTTTACTTGTGATACATATCGTGTACAAAATTATTGCAAAGCTTCAGCCAAGCAAAGACTATTCAGGCATCGGCCAAAAAATCAAAACCTGGTGGGGTATGTTTGTGATCTTCTGCCTCGCCACCCTTTTTAACCCCATCGTGTCCCTCATCTCCCTCATGGTGCTTGCATTCTTCTCACTCAAAGAATACTTCTCCATGATTCGCAGTACACGCAAAGCCGACCGCAGACTGTTCCTGTGGGCATATCTGGCGATTCCGGTTCAGTTCTACTGGATCTATATTGGATGGTATGGCATGTTTATCGTGTTTATTCCCCTATATGTGTTCCTGGTGTTGCCCTTGCCACGTCTGATTAACAAAGGTACGGTCGGTTTCCTGCGCAGTGTCAGCTCCACACAATGGGGACTAATGCTGATGGTGTTTGGACTGAGCCACCTGGCCTATTTTCCATTTGCCACACCGGAGTACGGGTCCAAGCTGGTGTTGTTCTTGGTCGTGTTAACACAGCTTAATGATGTGGTGCACTATCTGGTCTCTCTCTATCTGGGCAAACGAAAAGTGGTGCCTACCGCCAATCCTTTTGTCACCTGGGAAGGGTTCGCGTGTGCGTTCATTGTAACGACAGCATCGTCTTATTTCATCCATCCCTACCTGACGCCATTTGATTGGAAATTCTCGCTATTCATCGGGGTGTTGATCAGTCTGGCCGGATTCTTCGGCAGTCTGACGGTGTCTGTACTGAAGCGCGATCTGTTAATCGGGGATGACAACAAGTTTGATTCGCTCAAAAAAAGCTACCTGAGCCGGGTCGACAGCCTGACCTATACCTCTCCGGTTATGTTCCACGTGGTCCGTTATTTCTTTGACTTTATGTAG